A region of Bombilactobacillus folatiphilus DNA encodes the following proteins:
- a CDS encoding PTS system mannose/fructose/sorbose family transporter subunit IID: MNEKKLTLTKKDRLAVWWRSTFLQGSWNYERMQNGGFAYSLVPALKKLYHTKEDRGAALKRHLEFFNTHPYLASPVLGVTLALEEDKANGAPIDEVTIQGVKVGMMGPFAGIGDPVFWFTVKPIVGGLAASLAMAGNIMGPIIYFVVWNAIRMAFTWYTQELGYRAGSKITEDLSGNLLQNITKGASIMGMFILGSLVNRWVTVKFTPVVSNVKLDGKAYIHWDQLGHGPQAIQQALLQQQQGLSLTAHKLTTLQDNLDLLIPGLAGLLLTLFCMWLLKKKVSPIIIILGLFAAGVIFHVLHIM, translated from the coding sequence ATGAATGAAAAAAAGCTTACATTAACGAAAAAAGATCGATTGGCTGTCTGGTGGCGGTCGACTTTTCTGCAAGGTTCGTGGAATTATGAGCGAATGCAAAATGGTGGTTTTGCTTATTCTTTAGTACCGGCGTTAAAAAAGTTGTATCATACTAAAGAAGATCGGGGAGCCGCTTTAAAACGGCATCTGGAATTTTTTAATACGCATCCTTATTTGGCTTCACCCGTGTTGGGAGTAACCTTAGCTTTAGAAGAAGACAAAGCTAACGGCGCGCCAATTGATGAAGTGACGATTCAAGGTGTCAAAGTGGGTATGATGGGGCCGTTTGCAGGAATTGGTGATCCAGTCTTTTGGTTCACGGTTAAACCGATTGTCGGTGGTTTGGCCGCTTCCTTAGCCATGGCCGGCAATATCATGGGGCCGATTATCTATTTCGTGGTTTGGAATGCGATTCGGATGGCCTTTACATGGTATACGCAGGAATTGGGTTATCGAGCTGGTTCGAAGATTACAGAAGATTTATCAGGTAATTTGTTGCAGAATATTACCAAAGGTGCTTCGATTATGGGGATGTTTATCCTTGGGTCGCTGGTTAACCGTTGGGTCACGGTTAAGTTCACGCCTGTGGTTTCGAATGTTAAATTAGACGGTAAAGCGTATATTCATTGGGATCAATTAGGTCATGGTCCGCAAGCCATTCAACAGGCGCTTTTGCAGCAACAACAAGGTTTATCGTTAACGGCGCATAAGCTGACCACTTTGCAAGATAATTTAGATTTGCTGATTCCCGGTTTGGCGGGCTTATTGCTCACTTTGTTTTGTATGTGGCTGCTCAAGAAGAAAGTTTCACCGATCATTATTATCTTGGGCTTGTTCGCCGCAGGTGTCATTTTCCACGTTTTGCATATTATGTAA
- a CDS encoding PTS mannose/fructose/sorbose transporter subunit IIC, translating to MHLNAIQIILILIVSFLAGMEGILDQFHFHQPVIACTLIGLVSGDLTPCLILGGSLEMMALGWANIGAAVAPDAALASVASAIILVLSGGQSQSSISSAIAIAVPLAVAGLLLTILVRTLATGIVHIMDSAAKEGNLRKIDFWQAIATCMQGLRIAIPAGLILMIGASPVKILLAMMPAWLTDGLSIGGGLVVAVGYAMVINMMASREVWPFFAIGFVLATIKDLTLIGLGAIGLALALLYLALSNNHGGSDSNSGGNANVGDPVGNLIDDY from the coding sequence ATGCATTTAAATGCGATTCAGATCATTTTAATTTTAATTGTTTCTTTCTTGGCGGGAATGGAAGGAATTTTAGATCAATTTCACTTTCATCAACCAGTCATTGCCTGTACTTTAATTGGCTTAGTGAGTGGTGATTTGACGCCATGTTTAATTTTAGGCGGTTCTTTAGAAATGATGGCCCTAGGTTGGGCGAATATTGGTGCAGCAGTTGCTCCTGATGCAGCGTTGGCGTCAGTAGCTTCAGCAATTATTTTGGTTTTAAGTGGCGGTCAAAGTCAATCCAGTATTTCATCGGCGATTGCGATTGCCGTCCCACTAGCCGTTGCGGGCTTATTGTTGACAATTTTAGTGCGGACTTTAGCAACAGGGATTGTACATATTATGGACTCTGCTGCTAAAGAAGGTAATTTGCGTAAAATTGATTTTTGGCAGGCGATTGCGACTTGCATGCAAGGTTTAAGGATTGCGATTCCAGCCGGTTTAATCCTTATGATCGGTGCGAGTCCAGTCAAAATTTTGTTAGCGATGATGCCAGCTTGGTTGACCGATGGTTTGTCCATTGGCGGAGGCTTAGTCGTGGCTGTTGGCTATGCGATGGTCATCAATATGATGGCTAGTCGCGAAGTTTGGCCGTTTTTTGCGATTGGCTTTGTGCTAGCCACCATTAAAGATTTGACCTTGATTGGCTTAGGGGCGATTGGGCTCGCGTTAGCGCTCTTATATTTGGCATTGTCGAACAATCATGGCGGTTCCGATTCGAACTCGGGTGGTAACGCCAATGTTGGCGATCCCGTGGGCAATTTGATTGATGACTATTAA
- a CDS encoding aspartate aminotransferase family protein: MTKNRNQDLLQQEAKVVAPASRIKYFDLVIKSGQGAELTDENGRTYLDLLASASATNTGHCHPHVVAGIQQQAQQLIEYTPAYFANRTTAELAARLAKLAPMSGPVQVAWGNSGSDANDAIIKFARAYTKRPYVVSFTGAYHGSTYGSMSVSSVSLNMSRKMGPLLPGVVRVPYPDVHDRLQGESESAFVQRLFKAFQQPFETYLPAEEVAVILIEPIQGDGGIVKAPQKYLELVANFAHQHGILFAVDEVNQGMGRTGKWWSIQHFGIEPDLMSIGKSLASGLPLSAVIGRQEIMAALDAPANVYTTAGNPVATAAANATLDVIETENLLERSQVLGVKAEQFFVQTQAKYDFVGDVRMYGLNGGIDIVDPKTKQPDTERTTKLITRIFELGAVMISLRGNILRFQPPLVITEEQLNQAFAIIDQAMFDLANDQIQLPQNAAEIGW, from the coding sequence ATGACAAAAAATCGCAATCAAGATTTGTTGCAACAAGAAGCTAAAGTTGTAGCACCAGCTTCACGAATTAAGTATTTTGATCTGGTGATTAAAAGTGGACAAGGAGCGGAGTTGACTGATGAAAACGGACGTACATATTTGGATTTATTGGCTAGTGCTTCCGCAACGAATACCGGACATTGTCACCCTCATGTTGTAGCGGGGATTCAGCAACAAGCGCAACAATTAATTGAGTATACGCCGGCTTATTTTGCTAATCGGACTACAGCAGAACTGGCAGCACGCTTGGCCAAATTAGCACCGATGAGCGGTCCCGTCCAAGTAGCGTGGGGGAATTCAGGGTCTGATGCCAATGATGCGATTATCAAATTTGCTCGTGCTTATACCAAACGTCCCTATGTGGTCAGTTTTACCGGAGCTTATCATGGCTCGACTTATGGATCAATGAGCGTTTCGAGTGTGAGTTTGAATATGTCCCGCAAAATGGGACCATTACTGCCTGGTGTTGTCCGCGTGCCGTATCCTGATGTTCATGATCGGCTTCAAGGTGAAAGTGAATCAGCTTTTGTCCAACGATTGTTCAAAGCATTTCAACAACCGTTTGAAACTTATTTGCCTGCTGAAGAAGTCGCGGTGATTTTGATTGAACCGATTCAAGGTGATGGCGGCATTGTGAAGGCACCGCAAAAATATCTGGAATTAGTTGCCAATTTTGCCCATCAGCACGGCATTTTATTCGCTGTTGATGAAGTGAATCAAGGTATGGGGCGCACCGGTAAATGGTGGTCTATTCAACATTTTGGCATTGAGCCGGATTTGATGTCAATTGGCAAATCTTTAGCATCAGGCCTACCATTGAGTGCCGTTATTGGTCGGCAAGAAATCATGGCTGCGCTAGATGCTCCTGCTAATGTATACACGACAGCTGGTAATCCAGTCGCGACGGCGGCAGCTAATGCGACATTGGATGTAATCGAAACTGAAAATTTATTGGAACGTTCACAAGTTTTGGGAGTCAAGGCGGAACAATTCTTTGTGCAAACACAAGCTAAATATGATTTTGTGGGTGATGTGCGAATGTATGGTTTAAATGGAGGAATTGATATTGTTGATCCAAAAACCAAGCAACCTGACACTGAGCGCACTACAAAGTTGATTACACGGATCTTTGAATTGGGGGCGGTCATGATTAGCTTGCGGGGCAATATTTTACGCTTCCAGCCACCGTTAGTGATTACTGAGGAACAATTGAACCAAGCTTTCGCTATTATTGATCAAGCAATGTTCGATCTCGCGAATGATCAAATCCAATTACCACAAAATGCAGCAGAAATCGGCTGGTAG
- a CDS encoding DUF956 family protein: protein MVQSINTKVDLVMKATSHLGMETYGQIMIGDRGFEFFDDRNVQNYIQIPWVEVEYVIVSIMFGGKWIPRFALQTKTNGTYTFSARRPKPLLRAIREYLDTQRIVRSLTFLQVVKRGVKNIFHH, encoded by the coding sequence ATGGTTCAGTCGATTAATACCAAGGTAGATCTGGTAATGAAAGCAACGTCACATTTGGGTATGGAAACTTACGGGCAAATTATGATTGGCGATCGCGGCTTTGAGTTTTTTGATGATCGGAATGTGCAAAATTATATTCAAATTCCGTGGGTGGAAGTCGAGTATGTGATTGTTTCAATTATGTTTGGTGGTAAATGGATTCCGCGGTTTGCGTTGCAAACTAAAACTAATGGAACATATACCTTTTCTGCACGTCGGCCCAAGCCTTTGTTAAGAGCGATTCGCGAATATCTTGATACTCAACGAATTGTTCGTTCATTGACTTTTTTGCAAGTGGTCAAACGCGGTGTTAAAAATATTTTTCATCACTAA